A single Drechmeria coniospora strain ARSEF 6962 chromosome 03, whole genome shotgun sequence DNA region contains:
- a CDS encoding neutral ceramidase precursor: MATATLHHHGIHRLVSIVILLLVALASGTAPGDKYLIGVGKADITGPVVEIGFAGYANSEQVGSGLRQRLHSRAFVVANVRNPKDCFVYLVLDTQSGDTAIRYGVLEGLKALGNDYNVYGHNNLALTGTHSHAGPGGWFNYLLPQFTTLGFSQQSYQAIIAWTPPANMPPFQGYLDVGTTVIKDGAINRSLHSYLANPKAERDRYDATTDTTMTLLRFRRVSDGKNLGVLTWFPVHGTSLLGNNTHAAGDNKGVAAWMLEESLNGDSSAADGFVAGFSQANVGDTSPNVLGAYCDDGSGQECSFQSSTCADGKSQKCHGRGPEFRTLDLGVKSCYEIGRRQFDGAKRIYDSMDASGTAIVGPTVKAFHFFHDMRYWEFTLPNGQKAKTCPAALGYSFAAGTSDWPGAFDFTQGDSGEPKANPIWKLVSGLIKTPSPEQRACHGVKPILLDVGELDLPYAWTPNIVDIQTLRVGQLLIIVSPSEATTMSGRRWKAAVAKEASTFLNKAPIVVLGGPANSYSHYCATPEEYAVQRYEGASTLFGQHQLDAYINLTVSNMHFLRPDSTAVPNQGRLPPDNRKKSVSFIPGVVVDGHPPGSDFGNTVRQPDAWYLLGDVVKVTFQAANPRNNLRLEDTFVAIEQQSSDDTWTRVSDDNDWFLVYTWRRTNWFLGYSEVDVTWETAGRAKPGTYRVRYYGDAKPLIGNISPFQGTSNSFILTDKVGFRNF, encoded by the exons ATGGCCACCGCAACCCTTCATCATCACGGCATACACCGCCTCGTCTCCATCGTCatccttctcctcgtcgccttggcctcTGGTACTGCTCCCGGCGACAAGTATCTCATTGGCGTCGGCAAAGCAGACATCACCGGACCTGTTGTCGAAATTGGTTTCGCCGGATATGCAAATTCCGAACAGGTTGGCTCCGGACTGCGGCAGCGCCTCCACAGCCGTGCCTTTGTCGTTGCCAACGTGAGGAATCCGAAAGACTGTTTCGTCTATCTCGTACTCGACACCCAGTCCGGAGATACGGCGATCCGGTACGGCGTCTTGGAGGGCCTCAAGGCCCTCGGAAACGATTACAACGTCTATGGCCATAACAACTTGGCCTTGACGGGCACCCACAGCCATGCCGGTCCGGGTGGTTGGTTCAACTATTTGCTTCCCCAGTTCACGACTCTAGGCTTTAGCCAGCAAAGCTATCAAGCGATC ATCGCTTGGACGCCACCTGCTAACATGCCTCCTTTCCAGGGCTACCTTGATGTCGGCACCACGGTCATCAAAGATGGGGCCATCAACCGGTCCCTTCACTCCTACCTCGCAAATCCGAAAGCCGAACGCGACAGGTATGATGCCACGACCGATACCACCATGACACTCCTTCGCTTCCGCCGCGTATCCGACGGCAAGAATCTCGGCGTTCTCACCTGGTTCCCCGTCCATGGTACCTCGCTCCTCGGAAACAATACacatgccgccggcgacaacAAGGGTGTCGCCGCATGGATGCTCGAAGAGTCACTCAACGGGGAcagctccgccgccgacggcttcgtcgccggcttcagCCAGGCGAACGTTGGTGATACGAGCCCGAACGTGCTCGGCGCATACTGCGACGATGGTTCTGGTCAAGAATGCAGCTTTCAGAGCAGCACCTGTGCCGACGGCAAGTCGCAAAAATGTCACGGCCGTGGTCCCGAGTTCCGAACGCTGGATCTTGGCGTCAAGAGCTGCTACGAGATCGGTCGTCGGCAGTTTGATGGCGCCAAGAGAATCTAC GACTCGATGGACGCCTCGGGGACTGCCATTGTCGGCCCCACCGTGAAGGCCTTCCACTTCTTCCACGACATGAGATACTGGGAGTTTACGCTCCCCAACGGTCAAAAAGCCAAGACCTGTCCAGCGGCTCTGGGATACTCCTTTGCCGCTGGTACTTCGGACTGGCCGGGCGCTTTCGACTTTACCCAGGGTGACTCTGGCGAGCCTAAAGCGAACCCCATTTGGAAGCTCGTCTCTGGCCTTATCAAGACTCCGTCTCCCGAGCAAAGGGCGTGCCACGGCGTGAAACCCATTCTCCTGGACGTTGGCGAACTCGACCTGCCCTATGCCTGGACGCCCAACATCGTCGACATCCAGACACTGCGTGTCGGCCAGCTCCTCATCATTGTCAGCCCcagcgaggcgacgacgatgagtGGACGGCGCTGGAAGGCGGCTGTGGCCAAGGAAGCGTCGACCTTCCTCAACAAGGcgcccatcgtcgtcctAGGCGGACCCGCCAACAGCTACTCTCACTACTGCGCCACACCTGAGGAGTATGCCGTCCAGCGTTATGAGGGCGCCTCGACACTCTTTGGCCAGCATCAGCTCGACGCCTACATCAACCTCACCGTCAGTAACATGCACTTCCTGCGCCCCGACTCGACAGCCGTACCAAACCAAGGCCGTCTCCCACCGGACAACCGCAAGAAGTCGGTGTCATTTATTCCtggcgtcgtcgttgacggTCATCCCCCGGGTTCCGATTTTGGAAACACGGTTCGCCAGCCTGATGCATGGTACCTACTTGGCGACGTTGTCAAGGTAACCTTCCAAGCTGCGAACCCGCGCAACAACTTGCGACTCGAGGATACATTCGTCGCAATCGAGCAACAATCATCCGACGATACATGGACGCGCGTGAGCGACGATAACGACTGGTTCCTCGTCTACACATGGCGCCGGACCAATTGGTTTCTGGGCTACAGTGAGGTGGATGTCACGTGGGAGACGGCAGGCCGTGCCAAGCCCGGGACGTATCGAGTAAGATACTATGGTGATGCGAAGCCATTAATCGGCAACATCTCACCGTTTCAGGGGACGAGCAACAGCTTCATATTGACGGACAAGGTGGGGTTTAGAAACTTCTGA